In Brassica rapa cultivar Chiifu-401-42 chromosome A06, CAAS_Brap_v3.01, whole genome shotgun sequence, a single window of DNA contains:
- the LOC103872419 gene encoding uncharacterized protein LOC103872419, giving the protein MPMERSYSNARMANSFMYWNDCVDPDDLEAMWMDPAVRAEWIEVGETKGQKVHLSRDPDGQPYLTQTEMKAVADITVRRHFDSILDPEMICAIAELESDRKPLIMRYNKKTKETGLGMLQVYAKTAEWLAGGQGYQEYNVDDNPDLLHKPFINVYFAAAYLKWLTDYQNNQRSEEFVVRAYNGGTKKATHKSTLPYWKRYLVVKEALPSRKHVDAGPSSFHPTNPTSPGSNTNFTYWDSRASPEDMEDMWNHPEVCKEWTKSKEERGKVRFSQDSEKRPYLSRGEMKAVAEIIVSEYFSTKGIKVPLVCAVADTVSMRFVNGTGKKVGILGVDYKTAAWLNTELGYRAYRVDSADDLTKPFVSMYFGVAYLVWLSEYEGRERSNQFIIQAYIKGPEHVDLEAASCPLWLKVEQALSYYEEPKRDTGGCIIL; this is encoded by the exons ATGCCAATGGAAAGGTCGTACAGCAATGCAAGAATGGCCAATAGTTTCATGTACTGGAATGATTGTGTTGACCCGGATGATTtagaggcaatgtggatggatCCTGCGGTGAGAGCTGAATGGATAGAGGTTGGGGAGACTAAAGGGCAGAAGGTTCACCTCTCAAGGGATCCTGATGGGCAGCCTTATCTCACACAGACTGAGATGAAG GCGGTTGCTGATATTACTGTACGAAGACACTTTGATTCAATACTGGATCCG GAAATGATATGCGCCATTGCGGAGCTTGAAAGTGACCGGAAGCCTCTCATTATGCGGTACAACAAAAAGACCAAGGAAACTGGCTTAGGGATGTTACAAGTTTATGCAAAGACAGCAGAGTGGTTGGCTGG AGGACAAGGCTATCAGGAATATAATGTGGATGACAATCCTGATCTTCTTCACAAGCcctttattaatgtatattttgCGGCGGCTTACCTGAAATGGTTGACAGACTATCAGAATAA CCAGAGAAGTGAAGAGTTTGTTGTCAGAGCCTATAATGGTGGGACAAAAAAGGCGACTCACAAGTCTACACTACCATATTGGAAACGATACCTTGTAGTGAAAGAGGCTCTCCCTTCAAG AAAACATGTCGATGCTGGTCCTTCAAGCTTTCATCCTACTAATCCCACTTCACCTGGCTCAA ACACCAATTTCACATACTGGGACTCTAGAGCTTCCCCTGAAGATATGGAAGATATGTGGAATCATCCCGAAGTATGTAAAGAGTGGACAAAATCCAAAGAAGAAAGGGGAAAGGTTCGTTTCTCACAAGATAGTGAAAAGCGGCCTTACCTTTCTCGAGGAGAAATGAAG GCTGTTGCAGAAATAATCGTTTCAGAGTACTTCAGCACAAAAGGAATTAAAGTT CCTCTTGTTTGCGCTGTTGCTGATACTGTGAGCATGAGGTTTGTGAACGGTACTGGGAAGAAGGTGGGAATTCTCGGAGTGGACTACAAAACTGCTGCCTGGTTAAACAC GGAGCTAGGATATCGAGCATACAGAGTCGATTCAGCAGACGATCTAACCAAACCATTTGTTTCTATGTACTTCGGTGTAGCCTATTTGGTTTGGTTATCCGAGTATGAAGGAAG GGAAAGGAGTAATCAGTTCATTATCCAAGCTTATATCAAAGGTCCCGAACACGTCGATCTTGAGGCAGCATCATGTCCACTCTGGCTCAAGGTCGAGCAAGCTCTGAGTTACTATGAAGAGCCGAAGAG GGATACGGGAGGCTGCATTATCCTATAA
- the LOC103872414 gene encoding syntaxin-51: MASSSDSWMREYNEALKLAEDINGMISERNKSSLTGPDAQRRASAIRRKITIFGTRLESLQSLLAKIHGKPISEKEMNRRKDMIGNLRSQANQMASALNMSNFANRDSLLGSEIKADDSMSRVASMDNQGIVGFQRQVMREQDEGLEKLEETVMSTKHIALAVNEELGLQTRLIDDLDYHVDVTDSRLRRVQKNLAVMNKNMRSGCSCMSMLLSMLGIVGLAVVIWLLVKYL; the protein is encoded by the exons ATGGCGTCTTCGTCGGATTCATGGATGAGAGAGTACAACGAGGCCTTAAAACTAGCTGAAGATATAAACGGAATGATCTCAGAAAGGAACAAGTCTTCCTTAACAGGGCCTGACGCTCAGCGTCGCGCTTCAGCTATACGAAGAAAGATCACAATTTTCGGAACACGTTTAGAGAGTCTCCAGTCTCTTCTTGCCAAAATCCATGGAAAGCCCAT CTCAGAGAAGGAGATGAACAGGCGCAAGGATATGATTGGGAATTTGAGATCGCAGGCGAATCAGATGGCGAGTGCTTTGAACATGTCCAACTTTGCTAATAGAGACAGCTTGCTTGGGTCGGAGATAAAGGCGGATGATAGCATGAGTAGAGTTGCTAGCATGGATAACCAAGGGATTGTTGGGTTTCAACGACAAGTTATGAGAG AACAAGATGAAGGGCTTGAGAAGTTGGAGGAAACAGTGATGAGTACAAAACACATTGCTCTAGCTGTTAATGAGGAGCTTGGCTTGCAGACAAGGCTTATC GATGACTTAGACTACCATGTGGATGTTACTGACTCTCGCTTACGg agAGTGCAAAAGAACCTTGCTGTCATGAACAAGAATATGAGGAGTGGTTGTTCTTGCATGTCGATGCTCTTGTCAATGCTCGGGATCGTTGGTCTCGCTGTTGTAATATGGCTGCTCGTTAAGTATTTGTAA
- the LOC103872416 gene encoding LOW QUALITY PROTEIN: F-box/kelch-repeat protein At1g16250 (The sequence of the model RefSeq protein was modified relative to this genomic sequence to represent the inferred CDS: substituted 1 base at 1 genomic stop codon), translating to MGTIEQSIIPGLPDDLALRCISKLSHAYHGKLECVSKDWRDLVRCEAYSCYKARNGWSESWLFAHSNNQLVAYDPDADRWHPLPRNEAIQDGWDHSGFACVCVSSCLLVIGGCYVSSFPREEPFVVTNVVMRFDPFKKEWKMVAGMRTPRTRFACAAVSGKVYVAGGFNLTQSSXVSSAEVYDPVADRWEDLPAMPGPEMNCSWFGLSYKGSFHVLRAGEQISTQAFSPLEMTWSTVVDIWPLPRKMNYAVQVMKDDRLYSIVTQVLGGSLIQTRDTDDEGEWYTLGSVPCGVVLPDDPREPQVLGHGFAALRDELYVIGGRFLKLEKSGAGGFERLSVVRVCDPLVRPLIWREAKPMYLPAGGPITGCASLEESSPP from the exons AT GGGGACCATAGAACAGTCTATCATCCCAGGTTTGCCTGATGATTTGGCTTTGAGATGCATATCGAAGCTTTCTCACGCCTATCATGGAAAGCTCGAATGTGTCTCTAAAGATTGGAGAGATCTAGTTCGATGTGAGGCTTACTCTTGCTATAAAGCTAGAAATGGATGGTCAGAGAGCTGGTTGTTTGCTCATTCTAACAACCAATTGGTTGCTTATGACCCTGATGCTGACCGGTGGCATCCACTGCCTAGGAATGAAGCTATTCAGGATGGTTGGGATCATTCTGGTTTTGCGTGTGTTTGTGTTTCGAGTTGTCTTCTTGTGATCGGGGGTTGCTATGTGTCATCGTTTCCTCGTGAGGAGCCTTTTGTTGTCACTAATGTCGTCATGCGGTTTGATCCGTTTAAGAAAGAGTGGAAAATGGTTGCTGGAATGAGAACACCGAGGACTCGCTTTGCTTGTGCTGCTGTCTCTGGCAAGGTTTATGTTGCTGGAGGTTTCAATTTAACGCAATCCAGTTGAGTTTCATCTGCTGAGGTTTATGATCCTGTGGCTGATAGGTGGGAGGATTTACCAGCAATGCCTGGACCAGAAATGAACTGCTCTTGGTTTGGGTTATCGTACAAAGGGTCATTTCATGTGCTGAGAGCTGGAGAGCAAATTTCTACTCAAGCCTTCAGTCCATTAGAGATGACTTGGTCCACTGTGGTGGATATCTGGCCTCTCCCTAGGAAGATGAATTATGCTGTTCAGGTGATGAAAGATGATCGACTCTACTCTATAGTAACCCAAGTACTGGGAGGAAGTTTGATCCAGACTAGGGATACAGATGATGAAGGAGAATGGTATACTCTTGGCTCAGTTCCTTGTGGTGTCGTTCTTCCTGATGATCCGAGAGAGCCACAGGTGCTCGGACACGGGTTTGCAGCTCTAAGGGATGAGCTTTATGTTATAGGAGGCCGGTTCCTTAAACTGGAAAAATCAGGTGCAGGGGGATTTGAGAGATTGTCTGTCGTGAGGGTATGTGACCCTTTAGTTAGGCCTCTGATCTGGAGAGAGGCCAAACCTATGTACCTTCCAGCCGGTGGGCCTATCACTGGGTGTGCATCCTTGGAAGAATCATCTCCACCTTAA
- the LOC103872418 gene encoding uncharacterized protein LOC103872418, translating to MDRNRPQFPFQQQGMEPGYVNDSIPQAFIPEQTVLSQPPNLNASDVRPGLHYSIQTGEEFSLEFLRDRVISQRSANPNAAGDMVANGMMDYERGNFPLHEFGNKLGHIQSAPEALLCQDRSLGNFHGYASSSSASGSLTAKVKILCSFGGRILPRPGDSKLRYVGGETHIISIRKDVSWQELRQKVLEIYYRTHVVKYQLPGEDLDALVSVSCDEDLQNMMEEYNEMENRGGSQRLRMFLFSVGDLDGSLLGVNQSDVDSEFQYVVAVNDMDIGSRSNSTLNRHDSLSANSLAEMDVRNSEGINSVSPSQLTGVDLQQSSIQYSESAPPSSMLQYPPQSIPHSAAYQYPPNSTRQYAQVIPPSPSLQYPQSIPPGSTLQYPQSISSGSYGMYPQYYEERQQYPMYHQQGSSNYSISMPFQGQQPNHQQQNAAVQAGELNISPEMKVCENIEPENRQNTPPQGDNIEGKNHCVVREAPLSPTVHSQEPAHMLPPRRDPRQNNNNPVKPSAYREAVSPEQVPVSGEDDQLSTSSGTCGLAQTDSESNLIDLDYPEPLPPTRRVYGSERIPREQLEMLNRLSKSDDSQFLMSHSQAITGQQDPAKQGEGISHEDSHIVNETISEKVGVSGGDIDSEGPNSNIDTSTNHVIPENRASSSVLIDINDRFPQDFLSEIFAKALSEDMPPGANAYQHDGAGVSLNVENHDPKNWSYFRKLAEEEFSERDVPPGFPSDMEDSGVNTMLHHVAPLTRDGVTTENRGDPQLNVGQDHEGAQMKVTENEEFGAMVENLRTPDCEHEDDEKTETRNAQLPPLGSPLADYDASGLQIIMNDDLEELKELGSGTFGTVYHGKWRGSDVAIKRIKKSCFAGRSSEQERLTGEFWGEAEILSKLHHPNVVAFYGVVKDGPGGTLATVTEYMVDGSLRHVLVRKDRHLDRRKRLIIAMDAAFGMEYLHAKNIVHFDLKCDNLLVNLKDPSRPICKVGDFGLSKIKRNTLVSGGVRGTLPWMAPELLNGSSSKVSEKVDVFSFGIVLWEILTGEEPYANMHYGAIIGGIVNNTLRPTIPSYCDSDWRILMEECWAPNPTARPSFTEIAGRLRVMTTAATSNQSKPPAHNKASK from the exons ATGGATAGAAACAGACCACAGTTTCCCTTCCAGCAACAGGGTATGGAACCTGGATATGTGAATGACTCTATCCCTCAAGCATTTATACCTGAACAAACAGTTTTGTCCCAGCCTCCAAATTTGAATGCTTCAGATGTTAGGCCGGGGCTTCATTACTCCATACAAACAGGAGAGGAGTTCTCTCTCGAGTTTCTGCGAGATAGAGTGATTTCTCAACGGTCTGCAAACCCCAATGCAGCTGGTGACATGGTGGCAAATGGGATGATGGACTATGAGAGAGGAAACTTTCCGCTTCATGAGTTTGGAAACAAACTTGGGCATATCCAATCAGCACCAGAGGCTTTACTATGCCAAGATAGAAGTTTAGGAAACTTCCATGGATATGCATCTTCTTCGTCAGCCTCAGGTAGTTTAACGGCAAAGGTTAAAATCCTTTGTAGCTTTGGTGGGAGAATACTCCCACGTCCAGGCGACTCGAAGCTTAGATACGTTGGAGGGGAAACACACATTATTTCCATAAGAAAGGACGTATCTTGGCAAGAGCTCAGGCAAAAAGTTCTTGAGATATACTACAGGACTCACGTTGTGAAGTACCAGCTTCCTGGTGAAGATCTTGATGCCTTGGTGTCTGTATCGTGCGATGAAGATCTACAGAACATGATGGAGGAGTATAATGAGATGGAGAACCGTGGCGGTTCGCAAAGGCTTAGAATGTTTCTTTTCTCAGTCGGTGATTTGGATGGTTCTCTTTTGGGTGTTAATCAGAGTGATGTTGACTCCGAGTTTCAGTATGTTGTGGCTGTTAATGATATGGACATTGGATCAAGAAGCAACTCAACTCTGAATAGACATGACAGTCTTTCTGCAAACAGTTTGGCTGAGATGGATGTTAGGAACAGTGAAGGCATCAACAGTGTTTCCCCTTCGCAGTTAACAGGGGTTGATCTCCAACAATCCTCTATTCAGTATTCTGAGTCTGCTCCACCAAGTTCTATGCTACAGTATCCTCCTCAATCTATTCCACACAGTGCTGCTTATCAGTATCCGCCGAACTCTACACGTCAGTATGCACAGGTCATTCCTCCAAGTCCATCTCTTCAGTATCCTCAATCTATTCCACCAGGTTCTACTCTTCAGTATCCACAATCTATCTCCTCCGGCTCCTATGGAATGTACCCACAGTACTATGAAGAAAGACAACAGTATCCAATGTATCATCAACAAGGTTCTTCCAATTACTCTATTTCCATGCCTTTCCAAGGGCAGCAGCCAAACCATCAACAGCAAAACGCAGCAGTGCAGGCAGGAGAGCTAAACATAAGTCCTGAGATGAAAGTTTGTGAGAATATAGAGCCTGAAAATCGCCAGAACACTCCTCCTCAAGGGGATAATATCGAGGGTAAGAATCACTGCGTAGTTCGGGAGGCACCACTTTCTCCAACTGTACATAGCCAGGAACCTGCACATATGTTGCCCCCAAGAAGAGACCCACGACAGAACAATAACAATCCTGTGAAGCCTTCTGCTTACCGCGAGGCTGTTTCTCCTGAGCAGGTTCCTGTATCTGGTGAGGATGATCAGCTTTCAACATCAAGTGGTACATGTGGTCTTGCTCAGACTGACTCTGAGTCAAACTTAATTGATCTTGATTACCCGGAGCCTTTACCACCCACGCGGAGGGTATATGGTTCGGAGAGGATACCTCGGGAACAGTTAGAAATGTTAAACCGCCTGTCCAAATCTGATGACTCTCAGTTCTTAATGTCTCATTCACAAGCCATCACTGGGCAGCAAGATCCAGCAAAACAAGGAGAGGGGATATCACATGAAGATTCACATATTGTTAATGAAACAATCTCTGAAAAGGTTGGGGTCAGTGGTGGAGATATCGATAGTGAAGGTCCTAATAGTAATATAGACACATCCACTAATCATGTAATCCCTGAAAACCGAGCTTCTTCAAGTGTTCTTATCGACATCAATGATCGGTTCCCTCAGGACTTCCTCTCTGAAATATTTGCAAAGGCACTCTCTGAGGACATGCCACCAGGCGCCAATGCATATCAGCATGATGGTGCTGGTGTTAGTCTGAATGTAGAGAACCATGATCCTAAAAACTGGTCTTATTTTCGGAAACTGGCCGAGGAAGAGTTCAGTGAAAGAGATGTTCCACCAGGCTTTCCATCTGACATGGAAGATAGCGGAGTGAATACCATGTTGCATCACGTTGCTCCTTTGACCAGAGATGGCGTTACAACAGAGAACCGTGGGGATCCTCAGCTGAATGTAGGTCAAGATCACGAGGGTGCACAGATGAAGGTCACAGAGAATGAGGAGTTTGGTGCTATGGTTGAGAATCTAAGGACTCCGGATTGTGAACATGAG GATGATGAAAAGACAGAAACAAGGAATGCTCAGCTTCCTCCACTTGGTTCGCCTTTGGCAGATTATGATGCAAGTGGGTTGCAG ATCATTATGAATGATGATCTGGAGGAGCTGAAGGAACTTGGTTCTGGCACGTTCGGTACAGTGTACCATGGGAAATGGAGAGGATCAGATGTTGCCATCAAGAGGATAAAGAAGAGTTGCTTTGCTGGTCGATCTTCTGAACAAGAGAGATTA ACTGGTGAATTCTGGGGAGAGGCTGAGATTCTTTCAAAGCTTCATCATCCAAATGTGGTTGCGTTTTATGGTGTTGTAAAAGATGGACCAGGTGGAACATTGGCTACTGTAACAGAGTACATGGTTGATGGTTCTCTGAGACATGTTCTAGTCAGGAAAGATAG ACACCTGGATCGTCGTAAGAGACTAATCATTGCAATGGATGCTGCATTTGGAATGGAATATTTGCACGCCAAAAACATAGTTCACTTCGATTTGAAATGTGACAACTTACTTGTAAACCTCAAAGATCCGTCTCGCCCAATCTGCAAG GTTGGTGATTTCGGTTTGtctaaaattaaaagaaatacatTAGTGTCTGGTGGTGTACGTGGAACTCTTCCATGGATGGCACCAGAGCTTCTAAACGGTAGCAGCAGCAAAGTTTCAGAGAag GTGGATGTCTTCTCTTTTGGTATAGTCTTGTGGGAGATTCTAACTGGAGAGGAACCATATGCTAATATGCACTATGGTGCAATAATAG GTGGGATAGTGAACAACACACTGAGGCCGACCATACCAAGTTACTGTGACTCTGACTGGAGAATATTAATGGAGGAATGCTGGGCGCCTAATCCTACGGCACGGCCATCCTTCACGGAGATAGCTGGCCGGTTACGTGTGATGACAACTGCTGCAACTTCGAACCAGTCCAAACCGCCAGCTCACAATAAGGCTTCAAAGTAA
- the LOC103872420 gene encoding glyceraldehyde-3-phosphate dehydrogenase GAPCP2, chloroplastic, with protein MAYSSLLRSAATSAATSAAAPRVELHTSPSFGHSQVTSSLGFSHNLTSSRFSVSTKSSSSLQKCSARSVQPIKATATEAPPAVYRSRSSGKTKVGINGFGRIGRLVLRIATFRDDIEVVAVNDPFIDAKYMAYMFKYDSTHGNYKGTINVIDDSTLEINGKEVKVVSKRDPAEIPWADLGADYVVESSGVFTTLAKASSHLKGGAKKVIISAPSADAPMFVVGVNERTYKPNMDIVSNASCTTNCLAPLAKVVHEEFGILEGLMTTVHATTATQKTVDGPSMKDWRGGRGASQNIIPSSTGAAKAVGKVLPELNGKLTGMAFRVPTPNVSVVDLTCRLEKDASYEDVKAAIKFASEGPLRGIMGYTEEDVVSSDFVGDSRSSIFDANAGIGLSKSFMKLVSWYDNEWGYSNRVLDLIEHMALVSAIR; from the exons ATGGCCTACTCTTCCCTTCTCAGATCTGCCGCCACTTCCGCCGCCACTTCCGCCGCCGCTCCTCGTGTCGAGCTTCACACATCTCCGTCGTTCGGCCATTCTCAG GTCACGTCAAGTCTTGGATTCAGTCACAACCTAACCtcgtccagattctcggtttcAACTAAGTCATCTTCATCTTTACA AAAATGCAGTGCAAGAAGTGTTCAACCTATCAAGGCGACAGCTACAGAAGCACCTCCTGCTGTCTAca GGTCAAGGAGCAGTGGAAAGACTAAGGTGGGGATCAATG GTTTTGGTCGGATTGGAAGGTTGGTCCTTCGCATCGCAACTTTCAGAGATGATATTGAGGTTGTAGCAGTCAACGACCCATTCATAGACGCCAAGTACATG GCATACATGTTCAAGTATGATTCTACTCATGGAAATTACAAAGGAACCATCAATGTAATTGACGATTCCACTTTGGAGATCAATGGAAAAGAGGTCAAAGTTGTCAGCAAGAG AGACCCAGCTGAGATCCCTTGGGCTGATCTTGGAGCTGATTATGTTGTTGAATCTTCCGGAGTATTCACCACCCTTGCAAAAGCTTCGTCACATTTGAAG GGTGGCGCCAAGAAAGTCATCATTTCTGCCCCTTCAGCGGACGCACCAATGTTTGTTGTTGGAGTAAATGAGAGGACATACAAACCTAACATGGATATAGTGTCTAATGCAAGCTGTACCACCAATTGTCTTGCACCTCTTGCTAAG GTGGTGCATGAGGAATTTGGAATTCTTGAAGGCTTGATGACAACAGTTCATGCGACCACAG CAACTCAGAAAACTGTGGACGGCCCATCAATGAAGGACTGGAGAGGAGGCCGAGGTGCCAGTCAAAACATCATTCCTAGCTCAACCGGTGCAGCAAAG GCTGTTGGTAAGGTTCTTCCAGAACTCAATGGAAAACTGACGGGAATGGCTTTCCGTGTCCCAACACCAAATGTTTCTGTTGTGGATTTAACTTGtcgacttgagaaggatgcatCGTACGAAGATGTGAAGGCAGCCATAAA GTTTGCTTCAGAAGGACCACTTAGGGGAATTATGGGGTACACAGAAGAAGATGTCGTCTCCAGCGATTTTGTCGGAGATTCAAG GTCAAGTATCTTCGATGCTAATGCTGGGATTGGGTTAAGCAAGTCCTTCATGAAACTTGTCTCCTGGTATGACAACGAATGGGGTTACAG CAACCGAGTCCTTGACCTGATAGAGCATATGGCGTTAGTTTCAGCCATCCGCTAA
- the LOC103872635 gene encoding uncharacterized protein LOC103872635 — translation MTSVVDNKKRVPISSPGSGSESEKKDNACYVCDGKDDWVLVCHGEQCLISIHQSCTCDEPDFDEFGNFFCPYCWYKRLVLKSLKLRDKLLGIDKSGVSENVAEVNVSQGRRRESYEKFMAMEKDQRMKEVAAETQSQELGGGFSENNHISEEDEQREHHPISTDNVQELALVIHQPIVAQPFRSVPPPKNGTALHDPKQRKRKRVFWTQAEEQMLRVGVEKFPGIRNIPWRKILEFGRDVFHEDRVPSDLKDKWKMINKMCGKPSLN, via the coding sequence ATGACTAGTGTCGTTGATAATAAGAAGAGAGTTCCAATTTCATCTCCTGGATCCGGTTCGGAAAGTGAAAAGAAGGATAATGCTTGTTACGTGTGTGACGGAAAAGACGATTGGGTTTTAGTATGTCATGGAGAGCAATGTCTTATATCCATTCATCAAAGCTGTACATGTGATGAACCTGACTTTGATGAGTTCGGTAATTTCTTTTGTCCTTACTGTTGGTACAAGCGTCTTGTTCTCAAGTCGTTGAAGCTAAGAGATAAGCTTTTAGGGATAGACAAGTCTGGAGTTAGTGAGAATGTAGCTGAGGTAAATGTTTCACAAGGTAGAAGAAGGGAATCGTATGAGAAATTCATGGCGATGGAGAAGGATCAGAGAATGAAAGAAGTTGCGGCTGAAACTCAGTCTCAGGAGCTAGGAGGAGGATTTAGTGAGAATAATCACATTTCTGAAGAGGATGAACAAAGAGAGCATCATCCTATCTCTACAGACAATGTTCAAGAGTTAGCTTTGGTCATCCACCAGCCAATCGTAGCACAGCCTTTTCGCTCAGTCCCTCCTCCAAAGAACGGAACTGCGCTTCATGATCCCAAGCAACGAAAACGTAAAAGAGTATTTTGGACGCAGGCAGAAGAACAGATGCTTAGGGTTGGTGTGGAGAAATTCCCTGGAATCAGGAATATTCCATGGCGCAAGATCTTGGAGTTTGGTCGGGATGTGTTTCACGAAGACCGGGTTCCAAGTGACCTCAAGGACAAGTGGAAAATGATTAACAAAATGTGTGGCAAGCCTTCTCTCAACTGA